From a region of the Halanaerobium hydrogeniformans genome:
- the purC gene encoding phosphoribosylaminoimidazolesuccinocarboxamide synthase, with product MEKKEILYEGKAKKIFKTDNKDELIVYFKDDATAFDGQKRGQIENKGIINNKISNAFFEVLEKKGIKTHFIKELNKRETLVKKVDIILIEVVIRNISAGSLVKRLGIEEGIELSKPIVEFYYKNDQLGDPLINRSHIEILELADYEQLDEITVKAKKINRVLRDFSKSKGVDLVDFKLEFGITSSGEIILADEISPDTCRFWDTYTKQKLDKDRFRKDLGDVESGYIEMLQRITGKNKI from the coding sequence ATGGAGAAAAAAGAAATCTTATATGAAGGTAAAGCCAAAAAGATCTTTAAAACAGATAACAAAGACGAGTTAATAGTTTACTTTAAAGATGATGCAACTGCATTTGATGGTCAAAAAAGAGGGCAGATTGAAAATAAGGGAATTATAAATAATAAAATATCTAACGCCTTTTTTGAAGTTTTAGAAAAAAAAGGAATTAAAACACATTTTATCAAAGAATTAAATAAAAGAGAAACTTTAGTTAAAAAAGTTGATATAATTTTAATTGAAGTTGTGATTAGAAATATTTCTGCAGGAAGTCTCGTTAAAAGGTTGGGGATTGAAGAAGGTATTGAGCTCTCTAAACCTATAGTAGAATTTTACTATAAAAATGACCAGCTTGGTGATCCTTTGATTAATCGTTCGCATATTGAAATTTTAGAACTGGCAGATTATGAACAGCTTGATGAAATAACAGTAAAAGCGAAAAAAATCAATAGAGTTTTAAGAGATTTTTCAAAAAGCAAGGGAGTTGATCTGGTTGATTTTAAATTAGAATTCGGCATCACTAGTTCTGGAGAGATCATTTTAGCTGACGAGATTTCTCCTGATACATGTCGTTTTTGGGATACTTATACTAAACAAAAACTTGATAAGGATAGATTTAGGAAAGATCTTGGTGATGTAGAGTCAGGCTATATAGAGATGCTACAGAGAATTACTGGGAAAAATAAAATTTAA
- a CDS encoding lyase family protein, with translation MQTRDIFANISPLDHRYSRGESFSELSEYLSENATIYFQAEVELALVKVLAQRGICPQDAPQEVEKAIKELNTEEVYKEEAKTRHNIRALVNCIQKKVSKETRPYIHFTATSYDIVDTANSLRYKKAAEDLILPQLIELEKTWLEIAEREKDRVQIGRTHGQHAVPITFGFTIAEYVSRFGERIKEVEAKAQKLVGKFSGAVGAYNASSIFFDDPEEFEKEVLAELGLKAGEHSTQIVAAEAITDFIHSLVSTFGVLAAFADDMRHLQRSEIAEIGEHFAEEQVGSSTMPHKRNPINYENVKSMWKAFMPQMNTIYMDQLSEHQRDLTNSASSRFVPELIAALISAAARLNRVSKKMLVDQENIKKNFEQNKRMIVAEPLYILLAAAGHPDAHEAVRKLTLKAQSTDLSLKDLVAESSDLKGYWENFNDKQKELILNPAKYTGIAAKKTEKIVNNWRAEFNLN, from the coding sequence TTTCAGGCAGAAGTAGAATTAGCTTTAGTAAAAGTATTGGCCCAACGAGGTATTTGTCCGCAAGATGCTCCTCAAGAAGTAGAAAAAGCCATTAAAGAGTTAAATACTGAAGAAGTCTATAAAGAAGAAGCAAAAACAAGGCATAATATAAGAGCACTTGTTAATTGTATTCAAAAAAAAGTTAGCAAAGAAACAAGACCATATATTCACTTTACTGCTACATCTTATGATATTGTTGATACAGCAAATTCACTTCGTTATAAAAAAGCTGCAGAAGACCTTATTCTTCCCCAACTTATTGAATTAGAAAAGACCTGGTTAGAAATTGCCGAAAGAGAAAAAGATAGGGTTCAGATCGGCAGAACTCACGGTCAACATGCAGTACCAATAACTTTTGGCTTTACAATTGCAGAATATGTGAGCAGATTCGGTGAGAGAATTAAAGAGGTTGAAGCTAAAGCTCAAAAATTAGTCGGGAAATTTTCTGGAGCAGTTGGAGCATATAATGCTAGCAGTATCTTTTTTGATGATCCAGAAGAATTTGAAAAAGAAGTTTTAGCAGAACTAGGGCTTAAAGCTGGGGAACATTCTACCCAGATTGTTGCTGCAGAAGCAATTACTGACTTTATTCATAGTCTTGTATCAACATTTGGAGTTTTGGCTGCTTTTGCCGATGATATGAGGCATTTACAGCGTTCAGAAATAGCAGAAATAGGTGAACATTTTGCTGAAGAACAGGTTGGATCATCTACTATGCCTCACAAAAGAAATCCAATTAACTATGAGAATGTAAAAAGCATGTGGAAAGCTTTTATGCCTCAAATGAATACCATTTATATGGATCAGCTTTCTGAACATCAGAGAGATTTAACCAATTCAGCATCTTCACGTTTTGTTCCAGAATTAATTGCAGCTTTAATTTCTGCAGCAGCAAGATTAAATCGAGTTAGTAAAAAGATGTTGGTTGATCAAGAAAATATTAAAAAGAACTTTGAACAAAACAAAAGGATGATTGTAGCTGAACCACTTTATATATTGTTAGCTGCTGCAGGTCATCCAGATGCTCATGAAGCAGTCAGGAAATTAACTCTTAAGGCTCAGAGCACAGATCTTTCTTTAAAAGATTTAGTTGCAGAAAGTAGTGATTTAAAAGGTTACTGGGAGAATTTTAATGATAAACAAAAAGAATTAATCTTAAATCCAGCTAAATATACGGGAATAGCAGCTAAAAAAACAGAAAAAATAGTCAATAACTGGCGTGCAGAATTTAATTTAAATTAA